In Candidatus Atribacteria bacterium ADurb.Bin276, a genomic segment contains:
- the rnfA gene encoding Electron transport complex protein RnfA has product MSIGLVDLLKIVISATFIENIILARYIGCCPYIGMSTDIANSIGMGMAVAFVMVLSSVVTWALWNYIFVPLGLEYLRIMVFILVIAVLVQLVEALLKKNVPNLYRAMGIYLPLITTNCAILAVTFLGVDYHYSLLQVVVYSISVALGFTIAMVLLAGIRVKLRYAKVPSFYRGYPMAFIVTALLAIAFIGFKGLIK; this is encoded by the coding sequence ATGAGCATTGGTTTAGTTGATCTACTTAAAATCGTAATCAGTGCGACGTTTATAGAGAATATTATTTTAGCTCGTTATATCGGATGTTGTCCCTATATAGGCATGTCAACTGATATTGCTAATTCTATTGGTATGGGAATGGCAGTTGCTTTTGTTATGGTTCTTTCATCAGTGGTGACTTGGGCCCTTTGGAATTATATTTTTGTTCCTTTAGGTTTAGAGTATTTACGAATCATGGTTTTTATTTTGGTGATAGCCGTATTGGTCCAATTAGTTGAGGCATTACTGAAAAAAAACGTACCCAACCTCTATCGTGCTATGGGAATTTATCTCCCTTTGATTACCACCAACTGTGCAATATTAGCTGTGACCTTCCTAGGAGTTGATTATCATTATTCCCTTCTTCAGGTAGTGGTTTATAGTATCAGCGTAGCCCTTGGTTTTACCATAGCTATGGTTTTACTCGCTGGTATAAGAGTGAAATTACGGTATGCAAAAGTACCGAGTTTTTATCGTGGATATCCAATGGCGTTTATTGTTACCGCTCTCCTTGCCATTGCCTTTATTGGATTTAAGGGTTTGATAAAGTAG
- the rnfE_1 gene encoding Electron transport complex protein RnfE translates to MKQFWYYFKNGIINENPVLRLMVGICSVLAVSVKVENCLAMGAAVIFVTVCSSAVISSMRKIVPDEVRIPIFIVVISTFTTIVDLVMKAYLPPLSKAMGIFIPLIVVNCIIMARAEAFASRKPVMLSIADALGMGVGYTLVITAIGVVRELFGYGSILSFQVFPSNYNGMMFMVFPPGAFLLIGLYIGILNHLSRRGK, encoded by the coding sequence ATGAAACAATTTTGGTACTATTTCAAAAACGGGATTATTAACGAAAATCCAGTTTTACGACTCATGGTCGGAATTTGTTCGGTTTTGGCTGTTTCAGTTAAGGTGGAAAACTGTCTGGCTATGGGAGCGGCAGTTATTTTTGTTACAGTATGCTCAAGTGCTGTCATTTCCAGTATGAGAAAAATTGTTCCTGATGAAGTCCGAATACCAATTTTTATTGTAGTTATTTCGACATTTACCACCATTGTCGATTTGGTTATGAAAGCCTACTTACCTCCTTTATCTAAAGCAATGGGAATATTTATCCCATTAATTGTGGTGAATTGCATTATTATGGCTCGAGCTGAGGCATTTGCGTCAAGAAAGCCAGTAATGCTATCCATTGCTGATGCTTTAGGAATGGGAGTGGGATATACCTTGGTTATTACTGCTATTGGTGTCGTTCGAGAATTATTTGGATATGGGTCTATACTTTCTTTCCAGGTATTTCCTAGTAATTATAACGGTATGATGTTTATGGTTTTCCCACCGGGAGCTTTTCTTTTAATTGGTCTCTATATAGGGATACTAAATCATCTATCAAGGAGGGGCAAATGA